In Humulus lupulus chromosome 6, drHumLupu1.1, whole genome shotgun sequence, a single genomic region encodes these proteins:
- the LOC133783913 gene encoding uncharacterized protein LOC133783913, translated as MEILKKNLSSNHVHRFMIQHEPILGNAKCGVCKGDISEPYCFYKCDSCIYRYAVHERCHQIDHPFHPSHPLILHTDTDFFICNSCHKRAFDNGYYECAECDFYMDVKCARMPLVTCDDLDQEHIQHFTHQHPMPLINPITRDGFNKENECCACRFPCSGSEPYYGCERCEYFLHKSCAQLPQQIHGASVHKEHPLTLHIANREFLTCTLCKKSHFFSFECGQCSIHFCVNCSTMTQAVMFEYHEHPLYFHERLHSDLVDQCDSYDSYCKNPITRGTEELNHTKSSMLGCVQCNFKLHLLCGPLPSTIKYEYHIHSLLLVDQLWKMTMENTAVIFVKRKGIHDFVLTFVNIASLLLMCTVYLQRL; from the exons AtggaaattttgaaaaaaaatttgtcGTCAAACCACGTGCATCGATTTATGATACAACATGAGCCAATTCTGGGGAATGCCAAATGTGGTGTATGCAAGGGTGATATTTCCGAACCTTATTGTTTCTACAAGTGCGACTCCTGCATCTATCGTTACGCAGTCCACGAAAGATGCCATCAAATCGACCATCCCTTTCATCCTTCCCACCCACTTATATTGCATACTGATACAGACTTCTTCATATGCAACTCTTGTCACAAGCGAGCCTTTGATAATGGTTACTATGAATGTGCTGAATGTGATTTCTATATGGACGTCAAATGTGCGAGAATGCCTTTGGTAACATGTGATGATTTGGATCAAGAGCACATACAACATTTTACTCACCAACATCCCATGCCACTTATTAATCCGATTACAAGGGATGGATTTAACAAAGAAAACGAGTGCTGTGCATGTCGCTTTCCATGCTCAGGTAGTGAACCTTATTATGGTTGCGAAAGATGTGAGTATTTTTTGCATAAATCATGTGCTCAGTTGCCACAGCAAATCCATGGTGCTTCTGTTCATAAAGAACACCCTCTAACTCTTCATATTGCAAATCGTGAATTTCTTACTTGCACCTTATGCAAAAAGAGTCATTTCTTCTCTTTCGAATGTGGTCAGTGTAGCATTCATTTTTGTGTGAATTGTTCTACTATGACGCAAGCCGTAATGTTTGAGTATCATGAGCATCCTCTTTACTTTCATGAGAGGCTACACTCTGATCTCGTCGACCAGTGTGACAGCTATGATTCTTATTGTAAGAATCCTATTACGAGGGGTACTGAAGAACTCAATCATACCAAATCATCCATGTTAGGCTGTGTCCAATGCAATTTCAAACTGCACTTGCTCTGTGGTCCACTACCCAGCACTATCAAATATGAATATCACATACATTCTCTTCTTCTGGTTGATCAATTGTGGAAAATGACTATGGAGAATACTGCTGTGATATTTGTGAAAAGGAAAGGGATCCACGACTTTGTGCTTACTTTTGTGAACATTGCAAGTTTGTTGCTCATGTGCACTGTCTATCTTCAGAG ATTATAA